In one Dunckerocampus dactyliophorus isolate RoL2022-P2 chromosome 9, RoL_Ddac_1.1, whole genome shotgun sequence genomic region, the following are encoded:
- the glb1l gene encoding beta-galactosidase-1-like protein: MYRSVLLFIFIVSCAWLSYHGVSSRRSFTIDYKNNCFLKDGKPFQYISGSIHYSRIPRFYWKDRLLKMYMTGLNAIQVYVPWNFHETVEGVHNFSGDRDLEHFLDLANQTGLLVILRPGPYICAEWEMGGLPAWLLNKPTIVLRSSDTDYLQAVTNWFAVLLPKLKPWLYIHGGNIISVQVENEYGSYYACDYNYMRHLRTLLRVFLGEDTILFTTDGNTDKEMRCGTLQGLYATVDFGTGDNITEAFRRQRQFEPQGPLVNSEFYTGWLDHWGDQHAMVDTQKVSRGLAEMLAMGANVNMYMFEGGTNFGYWNGADHDTRFRPVVTSYDYDAPLTEAGDLTEKLLAIRDVIKLFKAIPLGPMPPATPKFAYGFVTLKKVGNISSLLDTLSPMKPVQSQYPLTFEDLKQFYGYMLYQTILPRDLSEPTPLITPMNGVHDRAYVSVNGVFQGLLERDTVLVMNVTGRQGDLVDILVENMGRVDFGSHINDYKGILSNLILGQDVLTDWKMYPLGIDGAIAAGWPHSLDKESLPNLKGGPSVGPTFYMGTLQPNGVAWDTFLKLTNWTKGQVWINGVNMGRYWPARGPQQTLYVPGPLLSTTMPNNITVLELEGAPAHLRVLFKDTPLLKVATDKL; encoded by the exons ATGTACCGCAGTGTGTTGCTGTTCATCTTCATAGTGAGCTGTGCGTGGTTATCTTACCATGGG GTGTCATCAAGGAGATCATTCACCATAGACTACAAAAACAACTGTTTCCTAAAAGATGGGAAGCCCTTTCAGTACATCTCAGGCAGTATCCACTACTCCAGAATTCCACGCTTCTACTGGAAGGATCGTCTGCTCAAGATGTACATGACTGGGCTTAATGCCATCCAAGT GTATGTGCCCTGGAATTTCCATGAAACAGTAGAAGGGGTCCACAACTTCTCAGGAGACAGGGATTTGGAGCATTTCTTGGATCTGGCCAATCAGACAGGTCTTTTGGTTATCCTGCGCCCAGGCCCATACATCTGTGCCGAATGGGAGATG GGGGGTTTGCCGGCGTGGTTGCTTAATAAGCCAACCATTGTACTTCGCTCCTCTGATACAG ACTATTTACAGGCAGTCACTAATTGGTTTGCTGTTCTCCTCCCCAAACTGAAGCCTTGGCTGTATATTCATGGTGGAAACATCATTAGTGTCCAG GTTGAGAATGAGTATGGAAGCTACTACGCTTGTGACTACAACTACATGCGTCATCTGCGGACTCTGCTGCGAGTATTTCTGGGTGAAGACACCATCCTTTTCACCACTGATGGAAACACAGACAAAGAGATGAGATGCGGGACCCTACAGGGGTTATATGCCACTGTGGACTTTGGCACAG GCGACAACATAACTGAAGCCTTCAGACGACAACGGCAGTTTGAACCTCAAGGTCCATTG GTCAATTCAGAGTTTTACACTGGCTGGTTGGATCACTGGGGAGATCAGCATGCTATGGTTGACACTCAGAAGGTCAGCAGAGGGTTAGCAGAGATGCTAGCCATGGGGGCAAACGTCAACAT gtaTATGTTTGAAGGCGGCACCAACTTTGGCTATTGGAATG GTGCTGATCACGACACCAGGTTCCGTCCTGTGGTGACTAGTTACGATTATGATGCCCCGCTTACTGAGGCAGGGGACCTCACGGAGAAGCTGTTGGCCATCCGAGACGTCATTAAACTG ttTAAAGCCATTCCCCTTGGACCCATGCCACCTGCAACTCCCAAATTTGCCTATGGTTTTGTGACACTAAAAAAG GTGGGCAACATCAGCAGCTTGTTGGACACTCTTTCCCCCATGAAGCCTGTTCAGTCTCAGTACCCTTTGACCTTTGAGGATCTCAAGCAG TTCTATGGATACATGCTTTACCAGACCATACTACCCCGGGACCTCTCAGAGCCCACGCCGCTCATCACGCCAATGAATGGTGTTCATGACCGTGCGTATGTGTCTGTCAATGGG GTTTTCCAGGGTCTCTTGGAGAGAGACACTGTACTGGTGATGAACGTCACTGGACGGCAGGGGGACCTTGTGGACATCCTTGTGGAGAACATGGGCAGGGTTGACTTTGGCAGCCATATTAATGACTACAAG GGGATCCTCAGCAACCTGATCTTGGGTCAGGATGTACTAACTGATTGGAAGATGTACCCTCTGGGTATTGATGGCGCTATTGCTGCTGGATGGCCTCACTCACTCGACAAAGAGTCCCTTCCTAACCTTAAAGGCGGACCTTCTGTCGGGCCTACTTTCTACATGGGAACATTGCAGCCTAATGGTGTAGCGTGGGACACCTTTCTCAAACTTACAAATTGGACAAAG GGCCAGGTTTGGATTAATGGTGTGAATATGGGGCGATACTGGCCAGCCAGGGGCCCGCAACAGACCCTCTATGTTCCTGGACCCTTGCTGAGCACCACTATGCCCAACAACATTACAGTGTTAGAGCTGGAGGGGGCACCAGCGCATTTAAGGGTACTCTTCAAGGACACACCTCTGCTCAAAGTTGCAACTGACAAGTTATGA